A portion of the Tamandua tetradactyla isolate mTamTet1 chromosome 16, mTamTet1.pri, whole genome shotgun sequence genome contains these proteins:
- the FOXF1 gene encoding forkhead box protein F1, with product MSSAPDKQQPPHGGGVGGGGGGGAAMDPASSGPSKAKKTNAGIRRPEKPPYSYIALIVMAIQSSPTKRLTLSEIYQFLQSRFPFFRGSYQGWKNSVRHNLSLNECFIKLPKGLGRPGKGHYWTIDPASEFMFEEGSFRRRPRGFRRKCQALKPMYSMMNGLGFNHLPDTYGFQGSAGGLSCPPNSLALEGGLGMMNGHLPANVDGMALPSHSVPHLPANGGHAYMGSCGGAAAADYPHHDGSVPASPLLPAAAGGVMEPHAVYSGSAAAWPPSASAALNSGASYIKQQPLSPCNPAANPLSGSLSTHSLEQPYLHQNSHNAPAELQGIPRYHSQSPSMCDRKEFVFSFNAMASSSMHSAGGGSYYHQQVTYQDIKPCVM from the exons ATGTCTTCCGCGCCCGACAAGCAGCAGCCACCGCACGGCGGCGGCGTTGGCGGCGGCGGGGGAGGCGGCGCGGCCATGGACCCCGCGTCGTCCGGCCCCTCCAAAGCCAAGAAGACCAACGCGGGCATCCGGCGCCCCGAGAAGCCGCCCTACTCGTACATCGCGCTCATCGTCATGGCCATCCAGAGCTCGCCCACCAAGCGCCTGACGCTCAGCGAGATCTACCAGTTCCTGCAGAGCCGCTTCCCCTTCTTCCGCGGCTCCTACCAGGGCTGGAAGAACTCCGTGCGCCACAACCTCTCGCTCAACGAGTGCTTCATCAAGCTGCCCAAGGGCCTCGGGCGACCCGGCAAAGGCCACTACTGGACCATCGACCCGGCCAGCGAGTTCATGTTCGAGGAGGGCTCCTTTCGGCGGCGGCCGCGCGGCTTCCGAAGGAAATGCCAGGCGCTCAAGCCTATGTACAGCATGATGAACGGGCTCGGCTTCAACCACCTCCCCGACACCTACGGCTTCCAGGGCTCGGCCGGCGGCCTCTCGTGCCCGCCCAACAGCCTGGCGCTCGAGGGCGGCCTGGGCATGATGAACGGCCACTTGCCGGCCAACGTGGACGGCATGGCCTTGCCCAGCCACTCGGTGCCCCACCTGCCCGCCAACGGCGGCCACGCGTACATGGGCAGCTGCGGCGGCGCGGCGGCCGCCGACTACCCGCACCACGACGGCTCGGTGCCCGCCTCCCCGCTGCTGCCGGCCGCCGCCGGCGGGGTCATGGAGCCGCACGCCGTCTACTCGGGCTCGGCGGCGGCCTGGCCGCCCTCGGCCTCGGCGGCGCTCAACAGCGGCGCCTCGTACATCAAGCAGCAGCCCTTGTCCCCCTGCAACCCCGCCGCCAACCCTCTGTCCGGCAGCCTCTCCACGCACTCCCTGGAGCAGCCGTACCTGCACCAGAACAGTCACAACGCCCCAGCTGAGCTGCAAG GCATCCCGAGGTATCATTCGCAGTCGCCCAGCATGTGTGACCGCAAGGAGTTCGTCTTCTCCTTCAACGCCATGGCGTCCTCGTCCATGCACTCGGCCGGCGGCGGGTCCTACTACCACCAGCAGGTCACCTACCAAGACATCAAGCCGTGCGTGATGTGA